GAAGATAGTAGCTCACAGAAATATGTTcaataaaatagtataaatttcttcaacttgttacttcttagacttttttatatgtttttgttggtTTTAAATGTCTTCTGATTAAAAGTCAGTTTTTAAGAAAGGTAAAagtattgacgtttcgacctatttcggtcTTCATCGAAATATGACGAATAGAGTACTTGCATGTTTTGTAAATAGTTTGAACATTTCAGTAAGGTCgtcatattaatttaatattttatggtaATTAAGTTTatcatgattttaatttttaatgtgattTTGTAGTAATGTAATAACTTGacctataaaaggtttattcattttataactaaaaattaaaaattgtattataacagcacacgctacgTTGCTGGCAACGATAACGATATGtacttaaaaatttgaaatttttgcgattctcaattaaatatttagatattattatttcacttttaattgaatatttcactttttgacataatttcatatcaaaaacttatatgatcaaaaaaatgaatactttttaaaaaatgcaagtGCCCTATGGTATATAGCCATTTTCAAAGTcaaattgtttctattatttttcattaattgggcaattgaaaaaatttattgtcatcaAGCTACTTACGTTTCGGTGAAAAGgacaaatcataatttttacTAGTAATAGGTCTAACTTTAAACAATTTCTTTTCTCTAGAGTCGtctataaaatgtttttctttacgTTTAGCCTTTCGTTTGTAAAATTCGTCAATGCTCATTTTTTGAGCACGTACTAAATTTCTGCATTTTCTTTTAAATGCTTCTTGCTCTGCAACTATTTCACTATACGTCACATAAAATTGAGATTTACGTTTTTTCTTGGTCTCTAATTTTGTGGAAGTACTGAAGTTTTTCTTAGATTTACTCATGCCTTTTAACGGTGAAATTAATccacttgaaaaaatttttatgtatcctaaaaaaataaaattattaactacaattcaaaattatactccggtctttaattaatattttaatatacacCATCAATTTTATGATATGTAGTTTTAATTTAAACCCACTTGACGTTGTCATAGAGTAAGATGAAATTCTAATTTGAATGGATTCAGTATTACCAATACATTGATATGAAATTAACTgtaatataaatagtttttttgacaAGTTTGATTAGATCAATTTACTAAATTCCTTTTTGTTGGGTTCTAGAATACATCTCCATGCCTTGTGACAGTATTGAGTATTCTAGGTTACAATAGATGTGATTTAATAATTCAgctataaaattaaatttctttgcATATTCTTAATAGTATAAGCAGCAAATGATATCAAATCATTGTCTCTTTTGATTCAGTTATGTATACATTCTTTGTATTCAGTTTATTTGTTAAAGTCAAGGATTTACACCTGCTTCTTTGACAAAAGAAAACTAAGAAAGGCCCTTTGTTGAGCTAGTTCAACTCAGAAAGGTAGTTTCTTTGTCAATCCAAACTTAGAAACAtcgaattttgacaaaattaacttggaaagtaatttttgaataagttaAAGTCAGATATGTCACAAAActaagaagaaacattttttgacaaaattgattaaatcaaaatataaaatcattgAAGAGGGTAGTTGAAAATGTGTCACAAACTAGTTTATATCATGTCTTGAGTGATATTTTacacaaaatatcaatattccaataaaaaaatatactctACTACAATCAGATCTGTGTATGAGGTTAGGTACAAAGGAAAACACTTATTATATGTCATTGAATTGTCTCATTCTTGAAACCATGACACCACgcaagttttaaaaaaaattgctaattAATTTTCCTCAAGAATATTGTTTATACTCATTTTTAAGGAAAGTATTGTAAGACTTTACAACAAAAATCAATGTTTTGGTATTAATTGAATCGACTGTATGTTCATCAAGATAatcattttctcaatttttataatttaaaactttCATAAAAAAGTCTTATACCAATTTCTGTAAAacatattatcaaatttatagaagaaaaattttttcgacATTGATCGACAACACGAAAAGTCTCGAAAGAAAGTAGTTTCAAGAATATTTACATAGCAAACAATTCAATGTACTAAATTTATCTTACCACAATCAAAGTTTTCATTGTTATCGAGATCCTTCCTTGGTTTTTTTGGCGGATCTACAATATTTTCGTTTTCATCAAttgatgtttcaatttttttttcttcttcagttaGTTGAAATGACATTGAActaatatttaacaattttctaCGTTTTCGACCTACACTTGAAGTCTTCATAGGGTCCTTTGAAAAGAGTTTTGTATGATCTCCTGTTTTTTCGTTACCTTCATGAGGTGGAGATGCTTCGACCAATAGTTCTTCTTTTAGGCCCATACTTATAGTTTTTCTAAGATTGTTCAAAGTTAACTCTATGTTATCTTCGAAAATGTCATTTTCTCGATCAATAACATTAACTGAAGACGATGGAAGATCTTGGTTATCAATAGTTTCGACATTATCTTCATCAATCGACACAAATTTTTCTTCTGAAGATAAATCAGATGGAATTCCTTCGTTTTCAATTGACACACGTTTTTCTTCAGTTGGTCGGGGCAAAACGGAATTAACATCAAACAATTTTCTACGTCTTTGACCAGTACTTGAAGTTTGTTTAGCATCATTTGagttcagttttttaatatcatcaattatttcattctttTCATTGTCAATATTATCTATATAAGCtgcaaatgaaatatttttcttttcaatagtgtcaattttttcttcatcaattGGCACGCGTTTTTCTTCAGTTGATTGGGGCAGAACGGATGTAACAACGTACAGTTTGCTTCGTCTTCGACCGCTTGGTATTTTAATATCAGTTGaattcaattttgtattatcCTGAATTATTTCGTTCTCTTCATTGACAACATTATCTGAAAAAACTgaacatgaaatatttttgttttcaatagtTTCGGTTTTGTCTTCATCAATTAGTACACGTTTTTCTTCAGTTGGTTGGGGCAGAACGGATTTTACACCATACAATTTCCTACGTCTTCGACctcttgaaattttcataacatCATTTGAGCTTAATGTGGAATTATCCCCAATAATGTCGTTTTCTTGATCGATAACATCAACTGGAGATAATGCTGGCggaatatcttcattttcaatagtttcGGTTTTGTCTTCATCAATTAGTACACGTTTTTCTTCAGTTGGTTGGGGCAGAATGGAATTTACATCGTACAATTTCCTACGTCTTCGACCTCTTGAAAGTTTCATAACATCATTTGAGCTTAATCTGGAATTATCCCCAATAATGTCGTTTTCTTGATCGATAACATCAACTGGAGATAATGCTGGTggaatatcttcattttcaatagtttcGGTTTTGTCTTCATCAATTAGTACACGTTTTTCTTCAGTTGGTTGGGGCAGAATGGAATTTACATCGTACAATTTCCTACGTCTTCGACctcttgaaattttcataacatCATTTGAGCTTAATGTGGAATTATCCCCAATAATGTCGTTTTCTTGATCGATAACATCAACTGGAGATAATGCTGGTggaatatcttcattttcaatagtttcGGTTTTGTCTTCATCAATTAGTACACGTTTTTCTTCAGTTGGTTGGGGCAGAATGGAATTTACATCGTACAATTTCCTACGTCTTCGACCTCTTGAAAGTTTCATAACATCATTTGAGCTTAATGTGGAATTATCCCCAATAATGTCGTTTTCTTGATCGATAACATCAACTGGAGATAATGCTGGTggaatatcttcattttcaatagtttcGGTTTTGTCTTCATCAATTAGTACACGTTTTTCTTCAGTTGGTTGGGGCAGAATGGAATTTACATCGTACAATTTCCTACGGCTTCGACCTCTTGAAAGTTTCATAACATCATTTGAGCTTAATGTGGAATTATCCCCAATAATGTCGTTTTCTTGATCGATAACATCAACTGGAGATAATGCTGGTggaatatcttcattttcaatagtttcGGTTTTGTCTTCATCAATTAGTACACGTTTTTCTTCAGTTGGTTGGGGCAGAATGGAATTTACATCGTACAATTTCCTACGTCTTCGACCTCTTGAAAGTATCATAACATCATTTGAGCTTAATGTGGAATTATCCCCAATAATGTCGTTTTCTTGATCGATAACATCAACTGGAGATAATGCTGGTGGAATAACTTCATTTTGAATAGTTTTGATTTTGCCTTTACCGATTGGCACACGTTTTTCTTCAGTTGGTTGGGGCAGAACGGAATTTACATCATTCAATTTCCTACGTCTTCGACCTTTTGAAGTTTTTGTAACATCATTTGAGCTTAATGTGGAATTATCCCCAATAATGTCGTTTTCTTGATCGATAACATCAACCGAAGATAATGCTGGTGGAATATCTTCATTTTGAATAGTTTCGGTTTTGTCTTCATCAATTAGTACACGTTTTTCTTCAGTTGGTTGGGGCAGAACGGAGTTTACATCATACAATTTCCTACGTCTTCGACCTTTTGAAGTTTTTGTAACATCATTTGAGCTTAATGTGGAATTATCCCCAGTAATATCGTTTTCTTGATCGATAACATCAACCGAAGATAATGCTGGTGGAATATCTCCATTTTGAATAGTTTTGATTTTGCCTTCAACGATTGGCACACGTTTTTCTTCAGTTGGTTGGGGCAGAACGGAATTTACATCATACAATTTCCTACGTCTTCGACCTTTTGAAGTTTTTGTAACATCATTTGAGCTTAATGTGGAATTATTCCCAATAATGTCGTTTTCTTGATCGATAACATTAACTGAAGATGATGCAGTTagaatatcttcattttcaatagttttaattttgtccTCATCGATTAACATACGTTTTTCTTTAGTTGGTTGGGGCAGAATGGAATTTACATCGTACAATTCCCTACGTCTTCGaccttttgaaattttcattacatcATTTGAGCTTAATGTGGAATTATCCCCAATTATGTCACTTTCTTTATCGATAACATTAACTGAAGATGATGCAGTTagaatatcttcattttcaatagttttaattttgtccTCATCGATTAACATACGTTTTTCTTTAGTTGGTTGGGGCAGAATGGAATTTACATCGTACAATTTCCTACGTCTTCGaccttttgaaattttcattacatcATTTGAGCTTAATGTGGAATTATCCCCAATTATGTCACTTTCTTTATCGATAACATTAACTGTAGTTAATGCAGTTggaatatcttcattttcaatagttttgattttgtcttcACCGAGTGGCGCACGTTTTTCTTTAGTTGGTTGAGGCGGAACAGAATTAACATCATccaattttctacattttcgaTCTACACTTGAAGTTTTTATAACATCGTTTGAGTTTAATTTTGCATCACTTTCCTTGCTGTCAAatgtttgattttcaattttatctcgACTTTTTTTGCTACAACTTCTCCCATGATGTTCTCCAATTTTAGATTTTGATTCAATTGGAAGTTGAGTTGATTCATTGCTGTCTTGAATTTCATAATCCTATGAAAAAAgtagatattatttttagtgACAAAATTTGAGTCTTACTAGGACattcaataaaacaattatgATGAAAGTAATACACAGCATTCTACTTAGCAGATATTGTAAAGTTTGCAAAATCAACCGGTATAGATTAATAGGGGACGTGATATGATCGAAAAGTTGTTCTAAAAAAGACAATGTTGACGTGAAGTGAGATAAAACCTACATACATTGaagtttaattttgaagaaaaattagaattttttacaaaactatAATAGTACTTATtccttcttatatattttatgttccTTTTGGTCAAAGACATAGAAGttccaattattttatcaacattcGCGTAACCTCGTTGAACATTaggttaaattaatttttgcatgATGTAACTACCAATGAGTAACAAGTTGTgaaagaaagaagaataaataGAAGGTTTTATAACCCCTATTAAagttttaagatttataaatgTTAGTTATATAGTTGTATTGTTGGTTATATTTTCAACTGACGAATAATTTTCGATTGGACtttaaattaattgaagtaGTATTGTTGTTGCatagtattataaaaaaaaataccttgtttaattcattagaaaactgatcttcattttcttttctgATATTTGAATTATCGGAACGATCTCGATTCTGATTGAGCACAAATTTATGATGGTCGTTTTCTTGGAATATCTGTATTTGTTGGGATCTCGTTAGATCATTTAGATCTACTGTACGTGCTGATTCATTATGTTTTTGACTCTGGTACTTAGATTCCACTGATGCTGAATCTTCCTTTCtaaaaaaatcatgatttatgttgaatttcaaaatacaaactgaaacaaaatgtcacaaaaaattgaatagatcATTTGAAAATAGATATCAAATGTGAGAAATTCAAACTTGTGAAAAGTACTGTagcattttaaattttcaattaagaaatCAGAAAAAATGATCACATGCTGAATTACGCATGGTAAactaatgaaacaaaattacTAACCTTATAGTACGTTCGATACTAGTCACAACTGTCTGAGGATGTTCTTTAAAAGCATCAAATGCTTTATCCAGTTTGGAAGATTCAATGTTTTGGTCCTTTGAAGATACTAAAGGTACTGCCTCCACAGGGGTCTGATATTTAGGTACCGCTTGAAGTCGATCCAATCTAATTattagtttctttatttttggttttacagTTGTCTTGTTTCCAGAATCAGTTGCATACATTCTTTGATTCACTTCATTGTTCATGgcttatatgaaaaataataaaatattcaatgcAGAATAAAAGCACAAAATACATGATATCTCATTTTAATTAACCAAAAACATTGCTGTCCAAGGAATGTCTGAATATTTTCACTGTTTCATTATATTGTTCCACAATCCTAAATTACATTGTGGTGACtagtaaaaaaagttataaatattgttgttgattttatgaaatttacaataattttacatatttttacatgaaagataaatgttgaagaaaaatttcaaattagagGTTTGTATTCATGTTAATTGACACAATAGAAGTCCACCCTAACcagttaaaaatataattacagtCCACTATAAAATTTAGATAATCAAACAATTTTCTGGCAAACACACCCTGTAAAATGATCTAAATAACATCTATAAATCATtacaaagataaaaaaatactgctGTACAAATCTAGGTAGGTAAAAAGAATATAAGAAGATATATGATAAAATacaattagaaaattatgaattattaacaatcaattaaaaatgtatacaaatacTAAAGTTCAGAGAATAtgaatttattgtataaattaggaaaaataaaattatcagtattgataagtaaaaaattatcttaCAAATGGAGAAGAGAAATTTACAAGGAaaagagaaattaaaaacataGAGAGAAAGAAATAAGTAGCATATATGCATAAGATGTCTTAAGAATATTAAATTGGCACATTATtcactataaataaaaattttgttaaaaattatcaattgttTCAACGAtagaaatttgtatatattagaAATCAGTTTccaatgattattaataaagaataatcaGAAAAGAGACGCatcaaaaatcttttaattttacttacaatTATTCTTACCTGctacatcatcatcatcaatgaTTTCAACTATATCATTACgctgtttcttcaatattttttcatgtcttTTGGATTCGGGAGACAcgcaataattttcttttcttctttttttagaatGCGCTTTACGTCGTGAATTTTTTCCTTTCCAATCATTATCCAACATTGC
The window above is part of the Diorhabda sublineata isolate icDioSubl1.1 chromosome 3, icDioSubl1.1, whole genome shotgun sequence genome. Proteins encoded here:
- the LOC130440904 gene encoding uncharacterized protein LOC130440904, which produces MAFNQVPVDFNLLEDMNKDNNSDERNLHKWEYNLKNMSVKKNPKMFVENTVQFMESIYALASSKSYTDQIFLSRKHLGTLMNKFTDETMEIFIKYLTPWIIEKIIDGNGSGWCIKKEHLKCVNTLLPKIMNNIYFMGILIKEISPVYIYKLIESLHVYGDFDLQIMILQTIFAVYGKIRIIANLKQIMPDLIDLRQDISQINEEDSFREDCRKFLNKMNANQGKIFSLQCKNIQLNENTYVVPMESICGVWVDFNLLDNVMSWQQNVSSNDTWEVITLFSSEVETVFLGTSQETFFVTLNISGSCISSIAENQDTADKIKSINLVIENSEIGDALIKDILPKVFGTKYKYSPKTVDKTFSMNHKPLSIDVRKRRDRDSNDTIDVSLTRGLNPISFGSISNESSDSNNSMRFSDTNKTGEENLINTDDPNRSYLPGIIETGLRSTQILAGRCSNKTFNYKEIIRSRELSQDCDNISRSGNNLSQSSMFFSPKNVKDTQRVYKMDRHVLSNITERSNIVSSPKDNNNHDKITIDIEKTRDKPKTFTFSNIFFTCTDQKSSNNLKELNKRSSLTCEASECSENRKIPSSNTKSFLNYEEQVISTLDAITENSQQKSSYVEASVIESSQLNDNNKLGSQNNVKKGKDSGKKRKELREIEETSTNEHVQNSSSFTRSSKDSEKLNVHGLVISETSLESDQVKDTSQRTTLSRTKTFAYKDPDYEIIDKENDIGAKKNNPKTYKFRGTYQSATDFEAEEILETHHSAQKKSNSNANKMKSRTYTLNYFEDIASTTNSKKSFKFQNDENSEMIDIDEDKALINVPTNQNNEKTTVTSVNDLLLSSTSSAMLDNDWKGKNSRRKAHSKKRRKENYCVSPESKRHEKILKKQRNDIVEIIDDDDVAAMNNEVNQRMYATDSGNKTTVKPKIKKLIIRLDRLQAVPKYQTPVEAVPLVSSKDQNIESSKLDKAFDAFKEHPQTVVTSIERTIRKEDSASVESKYQSQKHNESARTVDLNDLTRSQQIQIFQENDHHKFVLNQNRDRSDNSNIRKENEDQFSNELNKDYEIQDSNESTQLPIESKSKIGEHHGRSCSKKSRDKIENQTFDSKESDAKLNSNDVIKTSSVDRKCRKLDDVNSVPPQPTKEKRAPLGEDKIKTIENEDIPTALTTVNVIDKESDIIGDNSTLSSNDVMKISKGRRRRKLYDVNSILPQPTKEKRMLIDEDKIKTIENEDILTASSSVNVIDKESDIIGDNSTLSSNDVMKISKGRRRRELYDVNSILPQPTKEKRMLIDEDKIKTIENEDILTASSSVNVIDQENDIIGNNSTLSSNDVTKTSKGRRRRKLYDVNSVLPQPTEEKRVPIVEGKIKTIQNGDIPPALSSVDVIDQENDITGDNSTLSSNDVTKTSKGRRRRKLYDVNSVLPQPTEEKRVLIDEDKTETIQNEDIPPALSSVDVIDQENDIIGDNSTLSSNDVTKTSKGRRRRKLNDVNSVLPQPTEEKRVPIGKGKIKTIQNEVIPPALSPVDVIDQENDIIGDNSTLSSNDVMILSRGRRRRKLYDVNSILPQPTEEKRVLIDEDKTETIENEDIPPALSPVDVIDQENDIIGDNSTLSSNDVMKLSRGRSRRKLYDVNSILPQPTEEKRVLIDEDKTETIENEDIPPALSPVDVIDQENDIIGDNSTLSSNDVMKLSRGRRRRKLYDVNSILPQPTEEKRVLIDEDKTETIENEDIPPALSPVDVIDQENDIIGDNSTLSSNDVMKISRGRRRRKLYDVNSILPQPTEEKRVLIDEDKTETIENEDIPPALSPVDVIDQENDIIGDNSRLSSNDVMKLSRGRRRRKLYDVNSILPQPTEEKRVLIDEDKTETIENEDIPPALSPVDVIDQENDIIGDNSTLSSNDVMKISRGRRRRKLYGVKSVLPQPTEEKRVLIDEDKTETIENKNISCSVFSDNVVNEENEIIQDNTKLNSTDIKIPSGRRRSKLYVVTSVLPQSTEEKRVPIDEEKIDTIEKKNISFAAYIDNIDNEKNEIIDDIKKLNSNDAKQTSSTGQRRRKLFDVNSVLPRPTEEKRVSIENEGIPSDLSSEEKFVSIDEDNVETIDNQDLPSSSVNVIDRENDIFEDNIELTLNNLRKTISMGLKEELLVEASPPHEGNEKTGDHTKLFSKDPMKTSSVGRKRRKLLNISSMSFQLTEEEKKIETSIDENENIVDPPKKPRKDLDNNENFDCGYIKIFSSGLISPLKGMSKSKKNFSTSTKLETKKKRKSQFYVTYSEIVAEQEAFKRKCRNLVRAQKMSIDEFYKRKAKRKEKHFIDDSREKKLFKVRPITSKNYDLSFSPKPGEWDELKSILEFDRRKTIRAEKSAKKYSKNSEQSRRNTSPKSSSKEKMREEGLHNKKINIISNICIKRANEIPFSKITNCEEQEQSTESDKIEEKVFKELKAPSNNIVAPWSARAFFNNEFITIDSDDYIGKYLLIFFYPFDCGALPDVSPSSEIEYFQKHFEQFQQLDIHILGCSVDSIYTHKLYITQLLCKNESIDKISFPLIGDSGFKICKIFNVIYPNKEHSYRALVIINPEGIIIKKVIVNIKNEMLLTNVLDFIRSQKNSR